The genome window TACTGGAAACCGCCATCCGGCATACGATCGATAAAACGCGTCAATTGATCACCGCGCAATTGGTCGACCGTGATTTGAAGCACCAACTTTGGAGATTCAGCCTGTAGGCTGAGGCCAGCAGTGGCGAGCAGAGCAAGAGGAAGGGCAGATTTCATAACGGCAATCAATGCAAAATATCCCACCAAAGTCAAAACAGAGAGAAAATTCCCCCGATTTAATCCGAAGCGTGCAATACTTCGCGCAAGGCCTCAGTCACTGCGCTGGACGCATCGACCTGCACCCAGTAGATCATATCACGACACTTCTTCTCATTCGCGATGATTCCCGCCTGGCGAAGAATCCGTAGATGATGCGATGTCGCCGGCTGAGAAAGCCCGATGCGCTCGGCAATCTTCGAGACGTTACAGGCGTTCTCACAAGTCGGCTCCGTCGGCAGAATCCGCAAGATCTGCAAGCGCACGGGATCGCCAATCGCCCAAAGCTGCTTCGCGAGGACATCGAGATCTGTTTCCTGTGTTGGCATTGACATATTTAAGTATATGAATACGTAGATAGAATAACGCGGCAAGCTTTAGCTCAAAAATAATATACAAAAGCACCAGTTCTTTCAGCTGGAGCGGTCTTCGCAAGCAAAGCCCCTACAACTAACTTCTAGCTCCTGACTTCTAGCTCCTTTTCACATGTATCCAAACGACTCACTTACTCATTGGCATCGCGGCCAAGGCCATTGGGCCGATGTGCCTGCCGAGCAATGGCACGACTGGAAATGGCAGCTCAAGAACCGCATCACCAAGCTGGAGCAGCTAGAAACATACCTGGAGCTCACACCGGATGAACGCGCAGGCTGCCTCTTTGCTAAAGACAAGTTGGCACTGGCGATCACGCCTTATTTCTTCAATCTGATCGACCCGAGCGATCCGAATGACCCCGTGCGCCGACAAGTCGTGCCAAATGCTGGCGAGATGCAGGTTGCACCCGAAGAACTGCTCGACCCCGTCGGCGAAGAAAACACTAAGCCTGTCGATGGCATCGTGCACCGCTACCCAGACCGCGTGCTCTTTCTGGTGACCGACCGTTGCGCGTCCTATTGCCGCTACTGCACACGCAGTCGCCTCGTCTCGAATGCGCAGGACTACAACTTCCACCCAGAGTTCGACAACGGCCTCGAATACATTCGCACGCATCCGGAAATCCGCGATGTGCTCCTAAGCGGCGGAGATCCACTCTTATTATCCGACAAGAAACTCGACTACCTGCTCGGCGAACTGCGCAAGATCCCGCACGTCGAGTTCATCCGCATCGGCTCTCGCATCCCAGTCTTTCTACCACAGCGGATCACACCCGAGCTTTGTGAGATTTTCAAAAAGCACGGCCCGATCTGGCTGAGTATTCACGTCAACCACCCGAACGAGTGCAGCCACGAGC of Lentimonas sp. CC4 contains these proteins:
- a CDS encoding KamA family radical SAM protein; amino-acid sequence: MYPNDSLTHWHRGQGHWADVPAEQWHDWKWQLKNRITKLEQLETYLELTPDERAGCLFAKDKLALAITPYFFNLIDPSDPNDPVRRQVVPNAGEMQVAPEELLDPVGEENTKPVDGIVHRYPDRVLFLVTDRCASYCRYCTRSRLVSNAQDYNFHPEFDNGLEYIRTHPEIRDVLLSGGDPLLLSDKKLDYLLGELRKIPHVEFIRIGSRIPVFLPQRITPELCEIFKKHGPIWLSIHVNHPNECSHELRDACERLSFAGVPIGNQSVLLKDVNDDSETMKSLIHRLLMMRVRPYYLYQCDLITGSAHLRADPRKGIEIMRLLRGHTTGYAIPQFVIDAPGGGGKIPINPEYVKEVTDKEIIMQNFQGQEYRYPLVSAAAQTLDEHAPELDPILA
- a CDS encoding metalloregulator ArsR/SmtB family transcription factor, which gives rise to MPTQETDLDVLAKQLWAIGDPVRLQILRILPTEPTCENACNVSKIAERIGLSQPATSHHLRILRQAGIIANEKKCRDMIYWVQVDASSAVTEALREVLHASD